The proteins below come from a single Candidatus Methylomirabilota bacterium genomic window:
- the rpsS gene encoding 30S ribosomal protein S19, which produces MGRSLRKGPYIDETLMARIDELNRTRQKKVLKTWSRRSTIAPEFVGHTLAVHNGKKFIPVYVTENMVGHRLGEFALTRTFKAHGSAEKATTSPTGKS; this is translated from the coding sequence ATGGGACGCTCCCTCAGGAAGGGGCCGTACATCGACGAGACGCTGATGGCCCGGATCGACGAGCTGAACCGGACCCGGCAGAAGAAGGTGCTCAAGACCTGGTCGCGCCGCTCGACGATCGCGCCGGAGTTCGTCGGCCACACGCTCGCCGTGCACAACGGCAAGAAGTTCATCCCCGTGTACGTCACGGAGAACATGGTGGGCCACCGCCTCGGCGAGTTCGCGCTCACGCGGACGTTCAAGGCGCACGGCTCGGCCGAGAAGGCGACGACGTCGCCGACGGGGAAGTCGTAG
- the rplV gene encoding 50S ribosomal protein L22, producing the protein MKTSATARFVRLSARKARLVLDQIRGKPVGEALATLEYTPRAAARIIEKVLRSAVANAEHNHQVRNLDDLRVVLAIADGGPSMKRVQPRAMGRAFFIKHRTSHLTIGVSDEANGARPVAAPRHTRVPATPTPAAPAAPAAAAPQPAAAPAAPAKKGRAAAKGKAKPAAKAPAKGKPKERK; encoded by the coding sequence ATGAAGACCAGCGCCACGGCCCGCTTCGTCCGCCTCTCCGCCCGGAAGGCACGGCTCGTGCTGGACCAGATCCGCGGCAAGCCGGTGGGCGAGGCGCTGGCGACGCTCGAGTACACGCCGCGCGCCGCGGCGCGGATCATCGAGAAGGTGCTGCGCTCGGCCGTCGCGAACGCCGAGCACAACCACCAGGTGCGCAACCTCGACGACCTGCGCGTCGTCCTGGCCATCGCCGACGGCGGCCCCTCGATGAAGCGCGTGCAGCCGCGCGCGATGGGGCGCGCCTTCTTCATCAAGCACCGGACGAGCCATCTCACCATCGGGGTGAGCGACGAGGCGAACGGCGCCCGGCCCGTCGCGGCGCCGCGCCACACGCGCGTGCCGGCGACGCCGACGCCGGCCGCGCCGGCGGCGCCCGCGGCGGCGGCCCCGCAGCCGGCGGCGGCTCCGGCGGCGCCGGCCAAGAAGGGACGCGCGGCGGCCAAGGGCAAGGCGAAGCCGGCAGCGAAGGCGCCCGCCAAGGGCAAGCCGAAGGAGAGGAAATAG